The Aggregicoccus sp. 17bor-14 genome includes a region encoding these proteins:
- a CDS encoding GspE/PulE family protein, producing the protein MAQPQPTPAPLARSRGDFSTLFVLEALVGQGLLQPAQAQDVLSRETAARARVLKAKGATGKEAARYEVSPVEIVAAFQVALPDGRGVLDEDRVTEAAARAAGIAYRKIDPLKVDMQLSTRTVSRPFAQKHVLLPLERGEGGRLVVAVANPFDGELFANLQQLAGVPITPVLSAKGDILKLIAEIYGFKRTLAQAATDFGVAPQIANFEQLVSLSGNQELEASDRPIVQAVDYLLRYAYDNRASDIHIEPKREASLVRLRIDGVLHPAYTLPQGVHAPVVSRVKMLARMDISERRKPQDGRIKTEREGREIELRVSTLPTAFGEKVVVRIFDPETLVQDIAELGFEPDEKGLFESWIDQPHGLVLVTGPTGSGKTTTLYSALKALAGTDVNVTTIEDPIEMVWDAFNQVQVQPKVGLDFAGALRHILRQDPDVIMVGEIRDAETAENAIQAALTGHLVLSTLHTNDALGAVSRMRDLGIPPFLLASALLGVMAQRLLRRVCAHCAQETVLTPDELTALQAPLPLLPGGVRLLRGGGCVRCRGTGFYGRTGAFEIVGTAGELKELIAHGAPQPELLQAARRAGMRTLRESAVRKLAQGTTSFEEVVRMTSAH; encoded by the coding sequence TTGGCCCAGCCCCAGCCCACCCCTGCGCCCCTCGCGCGCTCGCGGGGTGACTTCTCCACGCTGTTCGTGCTCGAGGCGCTGGTGGGGCAGGGGCTGCTGCAGCCCGCGCAGGCGCAGGACGTGCTCTCGCGGGAGACGGCGGCGCGCGCGCGGGTGCTGAAGGCGAAGGGGGCCACGGGCAAGGAGGCGGCGCGCTACGAGGTCAGCCCGGTGGAGATCGTCGCGGCGTTCCAGGTGGCGCTGCCCGACGGGCGCGGCGTGCTGGACGAGGACCGGGTGACGGAGGCGGCGGCGCGGGCCGCAGGGATCGCCTACCGGAAGATCGACCCGCTCAAGGTGGACATGCAGCTGTCGACACGCACGGTGTCGCGCCCCTTCGCGCAGAAGCACGTGCTGCTCCCGCTCGAGCGCGGGGAGGGAGGCCGGCTGGTGGTGGCGGTGGCCAACCCCTTCGACGGGGAGCTCTTCGCGAACCTGCAGCAGCTGGCGGGCGTGCCCATCACCCCGGTGCTCTCGGCGAAGGGGGACATCCTCAAGCTCATCGCGGAGATCTACGGCTTCAAGCGCACCTTGGCGCAGGCGGCCACGGACTTCGGTGTGGCGCCGCAGATCGCGAACTTCGAGCAGCTGGTGTCGCTCAGCGGCAACCAGGAGCTCGAGGCGAGCGACCGCCCCATCGTGCAGGCGGTGGACTACCTGCTGCGCTACGCCTACGACAACCGCGCGTCCGACATCCACATCGAGCCCAAGCGCGAGGCGAGCCTGGTGCGCCTGCGCATCGACGGCGTGCTGCACCCCGCGTACACGCTGCCGCAGGGCGTGCACGCGCCGGTGGTCAGCCGCGTGAAGATGCTCGCGCGCATGGACATCTCCGAGCGGCGCAAGCCGCAGGACGGGCGCATCAAGACGGAGCGCGAGGGGCGCGAGATCGAGCTGCGCGTGAGCACGCTGCCCACCGCCTTCGGCGAGAAGGTGGTGGTGCGCATCTTCGACCCCGAGACACTGGTGCAGGACATCGCGGAGCTGGGCTTCGAGCCGGACGAGAAGGGGCTGTTCGAGTCGTGGATCGATCAGCCGCACGGGCTGGTGCTGGTGACCGGTCCCACGGGCAGCGGGAAGACCACCACGCTGTACTCGGCGCTCAAGGCGCTCGCGGGCACGGACGTGAACGTCACCACCATCGAGGATCCCATCGAGATGGTGTGGGACGCGTTCAACCAGGTGCAGGTGCAGCCCAAGGTGGGGCTCGACTTCGCGGGCGCGCTGCGCCACATCCTGCGCCAGGACCCGGACGTGATCATGGTCGGTGAGATCCGCGACGCGGAGACCGCCGAGAACGCCATCCAGGCGGCCCTCACCGGCCACCTGGTGCTCAGCACGCTGCACACCAACGACGCGCTCGGCGCGGTGAGCCGCATGCGCGACCTCGGGATCCCGCCCTTCCTGCTCGCCTCGGCGCTGCTCGGCGTGATGGCGCAGCGCCTGCTGCGCCGCGTCTGCGCGCACTGCGCCCAGGAGACGGTGCTCACCCCGGACGAGCTCACCGCGCTGCAGGCCCCGCTGCCGCTGCTCCCCGGAGGCGTGCGGCTCCTGCGCGGGGGTGGCTGCGTGCGCTGCCGCGGCACCGGCTTCTACGGCCGCACGGGCGCCTTCGAGATCGTGGGCACCGCGGGAGAGCTCAAGGAGCTCATCGCGCACGGCGCCCCGCAGCCCGAGCTGCTGCAGGCCGCGAGGAGGGCCGGCATGCGCACCCTGCGCGAGAGCGCGGTGCGCAAGCTGGCCCAGGGCACCACCTCCTTCGAGGAGGTGGTGCGGATGACCTCCGCCCACTGA
- a CDS encoding uroporphyrinogen-III synthase, protein MQRRLEGIRVLVTRPKERVEALCFLLEDEGAEVISLPLLELKPPDDPRPLAAAADGVHRYRWVVFASPSAVDAFAEALREAGTLERIARVSLAAVGPATARAVEGHGWNVAAQPEAGTGEALFECLKDRLEAGDEVLLPAAEHGRRELEEALLEHGVRVARVTAYRAEAAGLAPESLAQLDATPPEVGLFASPRTAEAFAEAAGRARMAGMRRVAIGPTTAAALARLELPAAAVAERPTPEALVEAAVQALQQP, encoded by the coding sequence GTGCAGAGGCGACTCGAAGGCATCCGCGTCCTGGTGACGCGCCCCAAGGAGCGCGTGGAGGCGCTCTGCTTCCTGCTCGAGGACGAGGGCGCCGAGGTGATCTCGCTGCCCCTGCTCGAGCTCAAGCCCCCGGACGATCCGCGCCCGCTCGCGGCCGCGGCGGACGGCGTGCACCGCTACCGCTGGGTGGTGTTCGCGAGCCCCTCCGCGGTGGACGCCTTCGCGGAGGCGCTGCGCGAGGCGGGCACCCTGGAGCGCATCGCGCGGGTGAGCCTCGCGGCGGTGGGCCCGGCGACCGCGCGCGCGGTGGAGGGCCACGGCTGGAACGTGGCGGCGCAGCCCGAGGCGGGCACCGGCGAGGCGCTGTTCGAGTGCCTCAAGGATCGGCTGGAGGCCGGCGACGAGGTGCTCCTGCCCGCGGCCGAGCACGGCCGGCGCGAGCTGGAGGAGGCCCTGCTCGAGCACGGCGTGCGCGTGGCGCGGGTGACGGCGTACCGCGCCGAGGCAGCGGGGCTCGCCCCCGAGTCGCTCGCGCAGCTGGACGCCACCCCGCCCGAGGTGGGGTTGTTCGCGAGCCCGCGCACCGCGGAGGCCTTCGCGGAGGCGGCGGGCCGGGCGCGGATGGCGGGGATGCGCCGCGTGGCGATCGGCCCCACCACGGCGGCGGCGCTCGCGCGCCTGGAGCTGCCGGCGGCCGCCGTGGCCGAGCGCCCCACGCCCGAGGCACTGGTGGAAGCGGCAGTGCAGGCCCTGCAGCAGCCCTGA
- the hemC gene encoding hydroxymethylbilane synthase translates to MNAVRIATRKSPLALWQARHVGALLQAAHPGLDVSLVEMSTEGDRFLSAPLSAVGGKGLFVKEIEQALIENRADLAVHSLKDMTSVLPAGLMLAAVPRREDPRDAFCSPAGLRLEALPHGARVGTSSLRRSCLLRSWRPDLEIVSLRGNVQTRLARTRELGLAGAVLAHAGLKRLGLEAEITEVLSAERSLPAVGQGVLAIECREADARVRALLAPLEDPVTRTAVSAERALLARLEGGCTVPLAGYATVEAGEVHLRGLVGRPDGSRVVRGERRGPASEAAALGEALAEELLGRGAGEILRDFGRAHAPSRT, encoded by the coding sequence ATGAACGCCGTGAGAATCGCCACCCGCAAGAGCCCGCTGGCCCTGTGGCAGGCCCGCCACGTGGGCGCGCTGCTGCAGGCGGCCCACCCGGGGCTGGACGTGAGCCTGGTGGAGATGAGCACCGAGGGAGACCGCTTCCTCTCCGCGCCCCTGTCCGCCGTGGGCGGCAAGGGGCTGTTCGTGAAGGAGATCGAGCAGGCGCTGATCGAGAATCGCGCGGACCTCGCGGTGCACAGCCTCAAGGACATGACCTCGGTGCTGCCCGCGGGGCTGATGCTCGCCGCAGTGCCCCGGCGCGAGGACCCGCGCGATGCCTTCTGCAGCCCGGCGGGCCTGCGGCTCGAGGCGCTGCCGCACGGGGCGCGCGTGGGGACCAGCTCCCTGCGCCGCAGCTGCCTCTTGCGCTCGTGGCGGCCGGACCTGGAGATCGTCTCCCTGCGCGGCAACGTGCAGACGCGGCTCGCGCGCACGCGGGAGCTGGGGCTCGCCGGCGCGGTGCTCGCGCACGCGGGGCTCAAGCGCCTGGGCCTCGAGGCGGAGATCACCGAGGTGCTCTCCGCCGAGCGCAGCCTGCCCGCGGTGGGGCAGGGGGTGCTGGCCATCGAGTGCCGCGAGGCGGACGCGCGGGTGCGCGCGCTGCTCGCGCCCCTGGAGGACCCCGTCACCCGCACGGCCGTGAGCGCCGAGCGCGCGCTGCTCGCGCGGCTCGAGGGCGGCTGCACGGTGCCGCTCGCGGGCTACGCCACGGTGGAGGCCGGTGAGGTGCACCTGCGCGGCCTGGTGGGCCGGCCGGACGGCAGCCGCGTGGTGCGCGGCGAGCGCCGGGGCCCCGCGTCCGAGGCGGCCGCCCTGGGCGAGGCGCTGGCGGAGGAGCTGCTCGGCCGCGGCGCGGGGGAGATCCTGCGCGATTTTGGCCGCGCGCACGCGCCCTCGCGGACCTAG